Proteins from a genomic interval of Capsicum annuum cultivar UCD-10X-F1 chromosome 4, UCD10Xv1.1, whole genome shotgun sequence:
- the LOC107852496 gene encoding putative E3 ubiquitin-protein ligase LIN-1 isoform X2 — MVGNYRFEMDQEDIVRSLITSVDSFIQDRLIDKEQRTLHKEQCAERLAAEDGSSDKDSEVRYSDQAVLANLDWGIDALEEAINTSNIETKMARLDYAEKMLQVCAMLDSSHETAGVPNFYLSAWAHLNLSYLWKLRNHVNNAVLHILEMFTVDPFFSRIDFAPELWKCLFLPHMSSIVGWYSEERHRIVIDVIPDSSDLSFTMDFDHDFNESLIFSVRPDQAEKMQKFEQLYGQSLDDNTRLYAKYYKDCMNYDSATSKKAIPLLPIAEPPMTPLHEVRRSIPDYVKFGPILPKSAGFSHILRAKENDAEGTSRSNMTSSLSDNQEDSTTWDPLKGIPEEDEEDYDPEPHVHIASNKRNQENNSSYCGGVNKDVEARSKVKQTNTNHKQSPKAFPSVDSPQVESHKVLSQGPSPKRSDTPSRKGVPVLRLLSGRVKDSSISSSLHLSQELKISSADSDEERTEQHETVGEKNARRLSLNQSLEKGSPNNTDEGSNSCISLPLSDKSTAPSRPPKDFVCPITGQIFNDPVTLETGQTYERKAIQEWIKRGNTTCPITRQSLSADTLPKTNYVLKRLITSWREQHPDLAQEFSYSETPRSYLSMPSSRERSSESTPSPAFSHPNHRRIEEIVEQRSRRFMRATVSMSPTSVISQAATEAIINGLKPYVSCLCTSEDLQECEQAILTIAKIWNDLRAESQGVRSYLSAPTIVNGFVEVLSASIKREVLQTTIYILSELLYVEDSITEILTSVDSDFECLATLLKDGLPEAAVLIYLLRPSFSQLSARNFVPSLTQIISNRNEDSSDFEFKIGPKEAAVVLLEQIITGGGESDRSFNAMQIISGNGISALLKCLEHENGRESIVCILLFCIRADTSCRNTIASRIELSPVLELIHTGSDSVKATCIELLYELVLLSRRTLCNQILQIIKDEGAFSTMHTLLVCLQMASMEQKSTIAPLLLQLDLLVEPRKMSMYREESIEALIEALHKKEFPASQLKALDGLLSLSGHLTNSGKSFLEAQLLKAAGFNQGYNAMMKEEKQRAGENDITNTMEEEEKALSSWENRMAFVLCNHEKGLIFKALEECLKSTSMEIAKSSFIVASWLIHMLYSFPDTGIRDVARKSLLEQFIQMLQSTKNLEEKILAALALRGFITDLGALCELAIYAKCLCKSLRKLKKYSTVVGDIMKTLMNLPCIDGAELWRYSECPEMDVSLNGEVLCLLHIRGLLISSHSDGTIKVWETGKRVLRLIHETREHTKAVTCLYVSSSCDKLYSGSLDRTIRVWAINQEEIHCLQVHDVKEPVFELIANTHFACFASQATGIKVYNWSGVPKHVNFQKYVKCLAIMGDKLYCGCTGYSIQEVDLSSQTSTTFYAGAKKLLGKQNIYSLQVQKNVVFAGGSLVDGISGKAFSLPSKAVIGTFSTGSDIQRLAVNNDFIFFATKSGNIEVWQQERVAKMTSIKMRSVGQSRTTSLAVDKDGEMIFTGSTDGKIQVWRLD; from the exons atggttgGAAATTACAGATTTGAAATGGATCAGGAAGACATAGTTAGGTCCTTGATCACTTCTGTAGATAGCTTCATTCAAGATAGGCTGATTGACAAGGAACAAAGAACATTACATAAAGAACAGTGTGCTGAGAGGTTAGCAGCTGAAGATGGGAGCTCCGATAAAGATTCAGAAGTTCGATACTCTGATCAAGCAGTTTTAGCCAATTTGGACTGGGGAATTGATGCCCTTGAAGAGGCAATCAATACATCAAACATTGAAACTAAGATGGCTAGACTAGATTATGCAGAAAAAATGCTGCAAGTGTGTGCTATGTTGGATTCTAGCCACGAAACTGCAGGGGTGCCTAATTTTTATCTCTCTGCTTGGGCTCATTTGAATCTTTCTTACTTATGGAAGTTGAGAAACCACGTTAACAATGCCGTACTTCATATCTTGGAGATGTTTACTGTTGACCCTTTCTTCTCACGGATAGATTTTGCACCTGAGCTTTGGAAATGTTTGTTTCTTCCACACATGAGCTCCATCGTTGGGTGGTACTCAGAGGAGAGACATCGGATCGTCATAGATGTCATTCCTGATTCCAGTGACTTGTCTTTCACTATGGATTTTGATCATGATTTTAATGAATCTTTGATATTCTCTGTAAGGCCTGATCAAGCCGAGAAAATGCAGAAATTCGAGCAGCTGTATGGACAATCATTGGATGACAATACAAGGCTTTATGCAAAATACTATAAGGACTGCATGAACTATGACTCTGCAACATCAAAGAAGGCAATTCCTCTGTTGCCAATCGCAGAGCCACCGATGACTCCACTGCATGAGGTACGCCGGTCAATACCTGATTATGTCAAATTTGGCCCAATCTTGCCAAAGAGTGCGGGTTTCTCTCATATTCTGAGAGCGAAGGAGAATGATGCAGAAGGAACTTCAAG ATCGAATATGACTTCTTCGTTGTCGGATAATCAGGAGGACTCCACGACTTGGGATCCACTA AAAGGAATTCCTGAGGAGGATGAAGAAGATTATGACCCTGAGCCTCATGTACACATTGCATCAAATAAGAGGAATCAAGAAAACAATTCATCCTATTGTGGTGGAGTCAATAAGGATGTAGAAGCCAGGTCCAAAGTCAAGCAAACTAATACAAACCATAAACAATCTCCTAAGGCCTTCCCTTCAGTGGACTCCCCTCAAGTGGAGTCCCATAAAGTTCTTTCCCAAGGGCCTTCACCAAAAAGATCAGATACCCCCTCGAGAAAAGGTGTACCTGTGTTACGCCTCTTGTCTGGACGCGTTAAGGACtcctcaatttcttcttctttgcatTTATCCCAAGAATTAAAAATTAGCTCAGCAGATTCAGATGAAGAAAGGACA GAGCAGCATGAAACTGTCGGGGAGAAAAATGCTCGAAGGCTGAGCCTTAACCAATCGTTAGAAAAAGG CTCTCCGAATAATACCGATGAAGGAAGTAACAGTTGCATTTCTCTCCCATTGTCAGATAAGTCGACTGCTCCATCAAGGCCACCAAAAGATTTTGTCTGTCCAATAACTGGGCAAATATTCAATGACCCTGTCACCCTTGAAACTGGTCAAACATATGAAAGGAAAGCCATACAGGAATGGATAAAAAGAGGTAATACAACGTGCCCCATTACAAGGCAGTCTTTATCTGCAGATACTCTACCTAAAACCAACTATGTCCTGAAGAGACTGATAACCTCTTGGAGGGAACAGCACCCTGACCTAGCTCAGGAGTTTTCATACTCTGAAACACCGCGAAGTTATTTAAGCATGCCCTCTTCAAGAGAGAGATCATCTGAATCTACTCCATCTCCGGCATTTAGTCATCCCAATCATAGGCGGATAGAGGAAATCGTCGAACAAAGGTCACGAAGATTTATGCGAGCAACTGTATCAATGTCACCTACAAGTGTAATTTCTCAAGCAGCAACTGAAGCAATCATCAATGGCTTAAAACCTTATGTTTCATGTCTGTGCACTTCAGAGGACTTACAAGAGTGTGAACAAGCCATATTGACTATAGCAAAGATATGGAATGACTTGAGAGCTGAATCTCAAGGAGTTCGCTCCTATTTGTCTGCACCAACAATAGTGAATGGTTTTGTAGAGGTATTATCAGCTTCCATAAAGAGGGAAGTTTTACAGACGACAATTTATATTTTATCTGAGCTACTATATGTAGAGGATAGCATTACTGAGATCCTCACAAGTGTGGACTCGGATTTTGAGTGCCTAGCTACTTTATTGAAAGACGGTCTTCCTGAAGCAGCAGTTCTTATTTACCTACTCAGGCCATCATTCTCTCAACTTTCAGCTCGTAATTTTGTACCCTCTCTTACTCAGATTATATCAAATAGAAATGAGGATTCTAGTGATTTTGAGTTCAAAATAGGACCAAAGGAAGCTGCCGTTGTGCTGCTCGAACAGATTATTACAGGAGGAGGTGAGAGTGACCGATCATTCAATGCTATGCAGATTATATCAGGAAATGGTATTTCTGCCTTACTCAAGTGCCTAGAACATGAAAATGGAAGAGAGTCCATTGTATGCATACTTCTATTCTGTATTCGGGCTGATACGAGTTGCAGAAATACAATAGCTAGTAGAATCGAGTTATCTCCTGTTCTTGAGTTGATTCACACAGGAAGTGATAGTGTGAAGGCCACATGCATAGAACTTCTTTATGAGTTAGTTTTGTTAAGCAG GAGAACGTTGTGCAACCAGATTCTGCAGATAATTAAGGACGAGGGAGCATTTAGTACAATGCACACTCTTCTTGTCTGTCTACAGATGGCTTCAATGGAGCAGAAATCTACCATTGCTCCTCTTCTTCTGCAGCTTGACCTTCTG GTTGAGCCTCGAAAAATGAGCATGTACCGGGAAGAATCAATAGAAGCATTGATTGAAGCACTTCACAAAAAAGAATTTCCTGCATCTCAGCTCAAGGCTCTTGATGGCTTGTTATCTCTTTCCGGGCATCTGACTAACTCCGGTAAGTCCTTCCTTGAAGCCCAGCTACTGAAGGCTGCAGGATTTAATCAAGGGTATAATGCTAtgatgaaagaagagaaacaaagagCAGGTGAAAATGACATCACAAATACAATG gaagaggaagaaaaagCGCTGAGTTCTTGGGAAAATAGAATGGCTTTTGTTCTTTGCAATCATGAGAAAGGATTAATATTCAAAGCTTTAGAGGAATGCCTTAAGAGCACCTCCATGGAGATAGCAAAATCTTCATTTATTGTAGCCTCATGGCTAATTCACATGCTCTATAGTTTTCCTGATACTGGAATTAGGGATGTTGCTCGTAAGTCCTTGCTCGAGCAATTTATACAAATGCTGCAGTCAACAAAGAACCTCGAGGAAAAGATCTTGGCAGCTCTTGCTTTGAGAGGCTTTATTACTGATTTAG GTGCACTTTGCGAACTGGCAATATATGCAAAATGTTTGTGCAAAAGCTTGAGGAAACTTAAAAAGTACTCTACAGTGGTCGGTGATATAATGAAAACCTTGATGAACTTGCCATGCATTGATGGT GCAGAATTATGGCGCTATTCTGAATGTCCTGAGATGGACGTATCGCTGAATGGAGAAGTTCTTTGTCTGCTCCACATAAGAGGTCTGCTCATTAGCAGTCATTCCGATGGAACCATCAAG GTCTGGGAAACTGGAAAAAGAGTTCTTAGGTTAATTCATGAAACTCGTGAACATACCAAGGCAGTTACATGCCTTTATGTGTCATCTTCATGTGATAAACTGTATAGTGGTTCATTGGACAGAACAATCAGG GTTTGGGCTATCAATCAAGAGGAAATCCACTGTCTTCAGGTACATGATGTGAAAGAGCCGGTGTTTGAGTTGATAGCTAACACTCATTTTGCATGCTTCGCATCTCAAGCGACAGGAATCAAG GTTTATAATTGGTCAGGAGTTCCCAAGCATGTAAACTTTCAAAAATATGTCAAGTGCCTTGCCATTATGGGTGATAAGCTTTATTGCGGCTGCACAGGTTATAGTATCCAG GAAGTTGATTTAAGCTCTCAAACATCAACCACATTTTATGCTGGTGCCAAGAAGTTGTTGGGAAAACAGAACATCTATTCTCTCCAAGTTCAAAAGAATGTTGTCTTCGCTGGTGGTTCATTAGTTGATGGAATATCCGGCAAG GCATTTTCTCTCCCTAGCAAGGCGGTCATTGGAACATTTTCAACCGGTTCAGACATCCAACGACTAGCCGTGAACAATGATTTCATATTTTTCGCCACAAAATCAGGCAACATAGAGGTATGGCAACAAGAAAGAGTTGCAAAGATGACTTCCATTAAGATGAGAAGTGTTGGCCAGAGTAGAACTACATCTTTAGCTGTGGATAAAGATGGAGAAATGATATTTACTGGTTCTACTGATGGAAAAATTCAG GTTTGGCGTTTGGACTAA